The following are encoded in a window of Diorhabda sublineata isolate icDioSubl1.1 chromosome 5, icDioSubl1.1, whole genome shotgun sequence genomic DNA:
- the LOC130444243 gene encoding transcription factor IIIB 90 kDa subunit, protein MSSGRKCKNCGGSDIEVDPARGDAVCTTCGSVLEDSIIVAEIQFEESGHGTSSAIGQFVSTESKGGATKFGASFHVGDSVESREITIKKARTGITHLCNQLRLNQHCIDTACSFFKMALSRNLTRGRRYTHVHAACVYLTCRTEGTAHLLIDISDVLQICCYELGRTYLRLSQALCINIPAVDPCLYILRFAAKLQFGSKTQQVANTALRLVQRMKRDSIHSGRRPSGLCGAALLMASRLHEFNRSPADIVKIVKVHESTLRKRLMEFGETPSSALTLDEFMTVDLEEEQDPPSFKAARKKDKERLLKLMEEEGEQFTDLQKEIELQLENKKRKRIKPMKLTSKVDEQLETDLFIQESTLGTLQKLMDDEIISDASGGGLGPDISSIGLPNSLEDTSNAYHPPDELDLDMNFDDLNDEELDTYIMSEHEFESKKTLWYKRNATYLEEQKIKADKLQKEREEGKPDKKRRRVSKKKIIGPANSASEAIEKILQEKKVSTKINYDVLKSLNVVSVPNETVAVDAEDITTSESIKRRRLSSVHKQSSEKTSKRKTGASIGLPVFDDKKKKETEDKADSKTESLQKKDDVNISEDEEEYYEEEQGEDVEESVNEIGVLQMLRQHREDEDEADYNFGYFEEPDY, encoded by the exons ATGTCATCTGGTCGGAAATGTAAAAATTGTGGGGGTTCAGATATTGAAGTAGATCCAGCTAGAGGGGATGCTGTTTGTACAACATGTGGATCTGTTCTTGAAGATAGTATTATCGTTGCTGAAATCCAATTTGAAGAAAGTGGACATGGCACCAGCAGTGCTATTGGTCAATTTGTCTCCACAGAATCTAAAGGAGGTGCTACAAAATTTGGAGCATCATTTCATGTTGGAGATAGTGTTGAATCAAGGGAGATCACAATAAAAAAGGCTAGAACAGGAATAACACATCTGTGCAATCAATTAAGGCTAAATCAACATTGTATAGATACAGCATGTAGTTTCTTTAAAATGGCCCTATCCAGAAACCTTACTAGAGGCAGGAGGTATACTCATGTACATGCTGCATGTGTTTATTTAACTTGTAGAACAGAAGGTACAGCACATTTACTTATAGATATAAGTGACGTACTACAAATATGTTGCTATGAACTTGGAAGAACATATTTAAGGTTATCTCAAGCCTTGTGTATCAATATACCAGCAGTGGATCCTTGCTTATACATTTTAAG GTTTGCAGCAAAACTACAATTTGGATCAAAAACACAACAGGTTGCTAATACTGCTTTACGATTAGTTCAAAGGATGAAAAGAGATTCAATACATTCTGGAAGAAGACCATCAGGATTATGTGGAGCAGCATTATTAATGGCTAGTCGACTTCATGAATTCAACAGATCACCAGCTGATATAGTAAAAATAGTTAAAGTACATGAATCAACATTAAGAAAAAGACTAATGGAGTTTGGAGAAACCCCAAGTAGTGCATTAACTTTAGATGAATTTATGACAGTAGATTTAGAAGAAGAACAGGATCCTCCATCTTTTAAAGCTGCCCGTAAAAAGGATAAGGAGAGATTGCTAAAGTTAATGGAGGAGGAAGGTGAACAATTCACAGATTTGCAAAAAGAAATCGAGTTACaactggaaaataaaaaaagaaaaagaattaaaCCAATGAAACTGACTTCAAAAGTTGATGAACAATTAGAAAcagatttatttattcaagagTCTACTTTAGGAACATTACAAAAGTTGATGgatgatgaaattatttctGATGCATCAGGTGGAGGTTTGGGGCCAGATATTTCAAGTATTG GTCTGCCAAATTCTTTAGAAGATACATCTAATGCTTATCATCCTCCAGATGAATTAGATCTTGATATGAATTTTGATGATTTGAACGATGAAGAATTAGATACATATATAATGTCAGAGCATGAATTTGAGAGTAAAAAAACTTTATGGTATAAAAGAAATGCAACATATTtagaagaacaaaaaattaaagcagATAAATTGCAAAAAGAGAGAGAGGAAGGTAAACCAGACAAGAAAAGGAGAAgagtatcaaaaaagaaaattataggaCCAGCAAATTCTGCTAGTGAAGCCatagaaaaaattcttcaagagaaaaaagtttccacaaaaattaattatgatgTTCTTAAAAGTCTGAATGTAGTCTCTGTTCCAAATGAAACAGTTGCTGTTGATGCAGAAGATATAACTACTTCGGAATCTATTAAACGAAGGAGGCTTTCTTCAGTCCATAAACAATCATCTGAGAAAACATCAAAACGGAAGACAG GAGCTTCCATTGGTTTGCCAGTATTTGATGataagaaaaagaaggaaaCTGAGGATAAAGCAGATTCTAAAACCGAATCATTACAAAAGAAAGATGATGTTAATATAtctgaagatgaagaagaataTTATGAGGAAGAACAAGGGGAAGATGTTGAAGAGTCCGTTAATGAAATTGGAGTACTTCAGATGCTTCGTCAACATAGGGAGGACGAGGATGAAGCTGATTATAATTTCGGGTACTTCGAAGAACcagattattaa